Part of the Haliotis asinina isolate JCU_RB_2024 chromosome 8, JCU_Hal_asi_v2, whole genome shotgun sequence genome is shown below.
GTGTTAATAGGCTGGGCATCACCAGTAAAGCAGTGTTAATAGGCTGGGCATCACCAACAAAGCAGTGTTAACAGGCTGGGCATCACCAACAAAGCAGTGTTAACAGGCTGGACATCACCGACAAAGCAGTGTTAATAGGCTGGGCATCACCGACAAAGCAGTGTTAACAGGTTGGGCATCACCGACAAAGCAGTGTTAATAGGCTGGGCATCACCAGTAAAGCAGTGTTAATAGGCTGGGCATCACCGACAAAGCAGTGTTAACAGGCTGGGCATCACCAGTAAAGCAGTGTTAATAGGCTGGGCATCACCAACAAAGCAGTGTTAATAGGCTGGGCATCACCAATAAAGCAGTGTTAATAGACTGGGCATCACCAGTAAAGCAGTGTTAATTGGCTGGGCATCACCAGTAAAGCAGTGTTAACAGGCTGGGCATCACCAGTAAAGCAGTGTTAATAGGCTGGGCATCACCAACAAAGCAGTGTTAATAGGCTGGGCATCACCAGTAAGGCAGTGTTAATAGATTGCATACCTCCAGTAAAGCAGTGTTAACAGGCTGGGCATCATCCAGTAATTATCTGACGGAATACACCGTATTTCATCTGAATCAGCATTATCTCCTGTAGGGAGACGCTGGGACAACGGTACGCTGTGCATAGGTACACTgtgtaatgaaatgtaaaaaaTCCACAAAAATATTAATTCCTCTCCACTTGCAACAATATAAACACACAAAACTGTTTTCCACCTAATATGTCTCTTTCCGTGAATTCTTTCCAATCCATTGTCAAGGAACTCGTTGACAATGCGTGTCTATTTATCACTCTCTCCTAAAGAAAACAGTGACCGTGTCGAGGCTTCTCAGTGTTTGCTTCCTAGAGTGTACTTGTTCATACCGCCTTTAGCATCAATAACATAGAGTGAACCCAGCTCATCCAGTACTACATGACTGGGACAGTACAGTCCATCAGGTTTAGTTCTGTACTCAAGAGATTTCTCGCCACTGGAGCTGTACACGCGCACTCCTCCCCAGTCATAGTCTGCCACGACAACAGTTCCATCAGCTGACACACACGTCCCATTTGGTTTCCACCCATAATTACATTCTCGACTGGTCCACCTTGCTTTCCCTTCAGTTGACACGACTCTCAGACACCCGCTCCCCCATTCACTGATGACAATGTCCTTAGCAGGACTGACTGACAGAGAAGCCAGAGGGAAGCTCACGTGGAAGTCCAAATATCTGTTCATGGTACCGTTTAAGTTGTAGACGTGAAGTCTTTTGACGCCATGGATATTGCCCACTACAATCCCAACATCTTCAGACGCTGCTAAACTATACGTGAAGGGTAGACTTTCAtctggttttgttttttggacTTTGACCTTGGTTCTCAGATTACCCTTTGATgtgaaaatacacatataattCTCACTGATGACAGCAATGGTGTCGCCCGCAGCAGCAACAGCACGGGGATGGAATTCATCCATTGTGATAACTTGTTTCAGATCCCCCTTGGAGTTGATCATCTTGACCTTACCGTTGGCGAGATCGGATATCAGCAGCCCAGCGCTGACACAGTAGGCCGTTCCTTTAATGTTAGGTTTGTAGGAATCACCTTTAAATTTTGTAGCCAACGTTCCTTGAAATTTTATAGTGTATCTCGGTGAGTCAGTTTTGGTCACTGGCACACTGGATGCAGTCTCTGATTTCTGACCGATGTCTTGTGTTTTGTCCTGTTTCTTGCTGTGCATGTCATCATTTGCAAAAGTCAATGCATCCTTCTGGAGAGAAGCCACGGCATATCCTTTGATGTGTTGGAGTCTGGACATAATCGTTGTTTTCATCATTAGCAACTCCTCATCCTTGGCGGTGTCAAGGATGCTGTCACAGAAGGAGACACAACCACTGATCTTACGTTTGTGTTGCGAAAGCTCCTGCAGCCGGGTATTATGCTCCGTCACTCTTTCTTTCGTTTCAGCCGAAAGTTTATTAATTGCATCAAGTTTTCTGTTGTGTAGTTTTGCAATTTCTCGTTTTGCATTTTCTTCAATGACAGATGTCTCTAATTCTTTTTGGGATTTCAAAGATTCTATCAAGGATAAGATGTTCATTTCCTTTATGGAAATCAAATTGAATTCTTCGCGAACGATCTGCACTTTAGAGCTCATTCTTGATTTAACATGCATTGCAGCCTCTTCGAGAGGTTGTGTGTTGTGATCCTTATGAAGGAGAACAATGCAGCTTATGCACACAGGTGCACGGCAACATTGACAAAAGTAGTCCACATGTTTGTCTGGATGTTGAGGACATCCAAGTCTCTGTGCCTCTCTGAACTGCGCATCGTGCAGCCCTTCCCAGAAATCTTCTAAAGAAACAATCTGATGGCTAAATGTTTGGGTGGAAGCGTTGTGTCCACAAGCACACTTTGAACACAGGTCATCTCTGCAGCTTAGACATTTCTTCGCTGCAAGGGAGAAACGTCCTGTCAGTCTACATGGCGTGCATTGATTCGACTTGGCAGACTTAGATTTGGCAAGTTCAGTAAGTCCATTGATGAAGAAGTTCTTCTTGAAGGAATCCACCTCAGCTGAAATGGGTTCTCGACATTGTGGACAATGTCCTAGCCTCTGTGTACGTAGACAATTAAGACAGATGGAATGGAGGCAAGGCAGGATTCTGGGATCGGTGAACAACTCATGACAGATGCCACACGTCAAGAAGTCACTTTGAAGTGAATCAGCAACTGACGGGTCAGGCAATGCTGCTGCCATCGCGGCTGAAAATGGAGACGGACACATTTCGATAGGAAAATGTCTTTCTAACAACATCTGATTGGTGAAGAGAAGCTGATTTGTTTTGTGGACCTTGCCGGATTGGTTTAGTATATGCACATAAAATAAGCAGTGTAAATGTTATGCTTTTAGAAATAATAAACGTTGGTCGTTTTTCTTATCAACACATGGCCATAACTCAGTTATCCTAACCTCAGCAGTAACAATATTTGACTAAACCCCTAGCCTGGTGGTGGATACAGTCCAAACTAAGGCGGCGACTGGAAGACACTGGATGATTGATGAACAGTCTAGTAGGTGGTGTTCGTTTTGTCAAAAGACGATGTTTTTCACTTTGAGCTAGCGTTACCATCTAGTTCTGGTCATTCCACATCGCCCAAGACATGATCTATGGACGATGTCTGTAGAATCGGCCGTACAGTGATGTCATAATTGCTGCCTAAAACAGTCAGTTTCGACACGTGAAACACCACGCTAATGCGAGTTATTGTTGATGAAGCCGAAGACTTTACATTTGGGTTAGATGTAACTCAGGATACTGGGTGAGCTATTGGCTACCTGCAGCGTGTACAACACAGACTTGTACAACACAGACTTGTACAACACAGACATGTACAACACAGGCTTGTTCAACACAGACATGTTCCATTCCTTATATATAATGGCTTTTCAGTTAGTCGGCCATCTCACCTAAATGCCAGCTTGGACTTTACTTCACTTAACAAGGTGTTCCTGCCGACACCAAAGGAGATAGGTGGATATGGATCTGAGAACATCATCACAGGCACGATAAAGAAACAACATTCCAAGGTTGAGAAGATGCTAGCACGTTGACCAAAGAAGACCTTATATTGGACATGTTCAATGCCAAATAGTTATTGTGGGCAAAATACTCGATATATAACATGTACTTCGATGTTACAAGGAGCATTGAGTATTTTCATAGTCGACGATTAGACATTTTATGTCGTGTGAAGACAAAACCTCTGAAAAATGGCTGGTCAATTTAGTTGGGGTTGACTTTGGGTGCCCTTTAGGTAAATGGTATGTTGTCACCAGGTTTAAGTGCTTCACTGCCTCTGTTATACGTCTCGCCACGAACAGCTGGAACTTGCTGATGCAGCGTATTCATGCGTCcattgttacatgttaacatGTACACGTCGCTCTACTGAACCGAGCCTGAAAGGACTATGTGGATCTCAAAATACTTGCCTGTACACGCCAGGATAGACGCGGTGTCACCCTTGATAACGTTATATAGCTAGCTGTTTCCGTCACGTCACACCTCCCGGAGTAGCTGAGTTGAGCAGCTCACTTACACTGAAATGTCCGGGACTGTAGACACTGAACTCAACTGTATCCACTCACACACGTGTCGCCTTACAGACCCCGATAAAAGGACAGATGTCAGATGTCATATATAAACGTCATACTCTCATAAACCCCATTACATAAGGAATACTACCCAGTTTACCGCATCACAATAATGTCGCGTAATCTCGCCAACCGCTTCGAGTAGTGTCTTAAAACGGGGAGTACGTGCACATTACTACCTTACATGTCACTCCGAAGGTGGCACAATCAGTATTGACTGTCACGTGATAGCCGTTGCATAATGACTTCGTTGCAATCAATCTTCGTGATATTGATACCGGTGTTTATTCATATGTGACCACATCTGTATTGTTTTGATAGTTGATGAGATACACTTCCCGTAAAGATCATCCAAACTCCACCATTTATATGTAATCAACGAGATAAAACTGAGATTGTATAATGGGTAGCATCTGGAACGGGTTAGCGAGCACCGGTCAGGTATTAGTATATTATTAGTTTTGATGTTTGAGTTGCTCCCAACCCGTGCCCAAGACTTGTGCACAACATTACACTATTGAAAGGCCAGTGAGTCAGGTTAGTACGTCAGAGACACTTAATTATCGATCTATAAAAGGGAATATAGTTACCTTTTTTATGGCCTCTGGTGTAGCCAACTCgaaaaatacaacatttaaTAAATAAGACACCAGGAGTTGCTGCCCTTTCAGAGGTCGGTCACTCAGACTCAGTGTTAATGGTGGTAAGGTAGCAGGACAATCTGTATTAGGTAGTACGGTCACAGACATTAAGTACTAGGTATTAGATCCCAAGACATTATGTTGTAAGTAGTGATGGTAGTGTCAGAGCATGTCTTTACACCGTGACCTCTCAGTGTGAAATTCGCCAAGCCAAAGTGTAAAAAATTGTACAGACAGAAATACCAAGAAGTTGAATCATGAATTACGTGATATATAGTAATCACCCCTGTATTCGGACGAAACCTAGGGTGCGGATTACATGACGGTTTTATATATCACTGTTTAACTCTGAGCATGCCCTTGAGGGTTCATGCCATGACCAGTATAGTAATGGCAAAACATCATCAGCTCATTGACACAACGATGTCAGTAAACAGGAGAAAACTGCCGAATGACGATTGTAAATGTTTTGTAtcttttttgttattgtttaaatatGCCAAAGTTAGACCACAACGGAAGATGAAGGGATAGAACACACACAACTGAAGGCCTGTATCAAACTTGAAAAAGCAGCTGCCATTCATCTTGGGCACATCTGACCCACATTTGCATGTGGAATTTCAATCAGCTTACAGGATTGGACACATAACCGGAACAGCGTTGATACGAATCGCCAATGACATCCTAACTTCTGCTGACAAAGGACAGATTTTAGCTCAGTTTTAGTTAACGTATCAAAGCACTACAGCGGACCACGAAATATTGTTTACAACTCTTGAACGGGAGCTGAGCATCattgccactgccactgccactgccactgccactgccactgccgcTGCCGCTGCCACTGCCACTGAcgctgccactgccactgccactgccactgacgctgccactgccactgccactgacgctgccactgccactgccactgacgctgccactgccactgccactgccactgccgctgtcactgccactgccactgccactgccactgacgctgccactgccactgccactgccactgacgctgccactgccactgccactgccactgccgctgccactgccactgccactgccactgacGCTGCCACTgtcactgccactgccactgccactgccactgccactgccactgccactgccactgccgcTGCCACTGCCACTGACGCTGCCAGTGCCACTGACATTGACACTGCCACTGCCTGGTTCATATCATACCTGTCTGAGAGGTACCAGAGTATAGCTGTCAACTCTTCAAAATCACCTGCCTGTGAGCTGGGGAGAGGTGTAGCCCATTGTTCAGTATTGGGACCAATGTTGTTTATCCTATACACAAGATTATTTGGTCATGTTGCTGCAAGACATCACCCGATTCAACATCAATATACTGATAACATTCAGGTATGTCAGCTTCCCGTGTGATGACTCAGATGAGTGGAGCCGACATGACCCAATGATGATATCATACAGGTTTAAACTCAACCAAGATAATATTGAATGTACTTTGAAAGAAGTCTTTAGAACTGCACTGCAGGTTTCAAAACATTAATCGATTCAAGAATTGTTGCATCTAACTAACTGAAGAACGCCAGGGTGATATTTGATCAGCAGTACGGTCTGACACGACGCGTGACCCGAATGTGCCAAACAGCCTGTTACCATGTCCCTAATAATGGAAACGATGGCTAACCTGGTACAAAATTCATGTGTGAGGCTGTTGTTTTCTCTTGTCATATCTCGTACTCACTGTAGTAACAACACAACATTGCCAATGTAACAACAGAACAAATGCTGcaacaacaattccaaatacagCCCGAAAGGATCATACTTTCACCGTCCAAATTTACTCATACTTCATCACTTCGAAGAAAACTCCATTGGCTTCCAGTTGCTTCTCGTATTGGTTTCAAGATCCCCTCATGGTTTGCCAGTGTTAGAACCATCTTTCACCGTCATGTTCAGAGAACTCCTACTGGTGTACTCTCCACACAGAGCCCCCGCTAAAACGATCAACATCTCTTCTCAGTTCCAAGATTAAAATCTTCTACTTTTcgacaaatatgtttttcttcATAGCTGCGTCTACCCTTAACTGATTTCCAGGTATCCTCAAAACTACTACCACCAGCTCTTCTTCAGAGCTAAATACTTACTTGTTTGATCAGGACTACGCGGTCCAGCGTTATACTCTCTGCTAGTGCACAGCGTCCATCAATTGAGAATTGCTGTGCTTTATCAGTTCATTCAATTATATTATTAGTAAGATCCCGGACTATCTGTACCAGCTGATGAGGTTCCAGGACATTCAGTACTATGTCGTAAGGTCCCATTACATACAGCACTCTGTTGTAAGATCCCATTACATTCAGTTCTCTCTTGTAAGATCCCATTACATTCAGTTCTCTCTTGTAAGATCCCATTACATTCAACACTCTCTTGTAAGATCCCATTACATACAGCACTCTGTTGTAAGATCCCATCACACGCAGCACTCTGCTGTAAGATCCCATCACACGCAGCACTCTGCTGTAAGATCCCGTCACATTCAGCACTCTGTTGTAAGATTCCCATTACATTCAGCACTCTGTTGTAAGATCCCATTACATTCAGCACTCTGTTGTAAGATCCCATCACATTCAGCAATCTGTTGTAAGATCCCATTACGTTCAGCACTCTGTCGTTAGGTCCCATCACATTCAACACTCTGTCGTTAGGTCCCATTACATTCAGAACTCGTCGTTAGGTCCCAGCTCTTCTACCGGTGAATATGAAGGAATTAGGTTAAGCCAAATGAGGACTCCCTAATCGTGAAAGAGCGATTTCCAagtgtaaaactaaaaagtATTTCATGGTTTCCGTGCACAGTGAGCTGTGTGTATGCCCACAGCTTTACAGTTTTCTCCCTTACACCGTGCGCTATATTTGCTGTCCTCAATCAAACGACCACCGACTGACTACATTGCACGCTTGAATATTTGATGTGTGATACTGACTGACGTGTCCGTGAACGATAAGCTTGATTATTCTTTATGGTTTATGTGTTTGATAGCCGCGTATACTGACAGGATAACCAGGAGGGTGAGCTTTGGTTGGATGCTGTGTTGAAGAGTCTCTAGAATACATTGACAGATGAGCCAGAGGGTGAGCTTTGGTCGGATGCTGTGTTGAAGAGTCTCTAGAATACATTGACAGATGAGCCAGAGGGTGAGCTTTGGTTGGATGCTGTGTTGAAGAGTCTCTAGAATACATTGACAGATGAGCCAGAGGGCGAGCTTTGGTTGGATGCTGTGCTGAAGAGTCTCTAGAATACATTGACAGATGAGCCAGAGGGCGAGCTTTGGTTGGATGCTGTGCTGAAGAGTCTCTAGGATACATTGACAGATGAGCCGGGAGGGCGAGCTATGGTTAGATGCTGTGCTGAAGAGTCTCTAGAATACATTGACAGATGAGCCGGGAGGGCGAGCTATGGTTAGATGCTGTGCTGAAGAGTCTCTAGAATACATTGACAGATGAACCGGTTTCCGTCCACGGATATAACTTCTTAGTTGTCAGAGTATGGATTGGGGATGTAACTAGGGTTGTAGCTACTGTTATGAACAAATGACCTGACTTACGCATGGTTTTTGCTCAGGCCCTCAATATTGtttaaatataaagctttgtgTGTTCACAGGAGAAGAGAAGAACAAAATGTCTACGTGAATCCCTGACCACACACGTGCAATGTAGTCTTCCAGCAGCAGATCAACAGGTAACAGAAAACAGGCCATACAACATTACTTTGTGTCTTCTGTCGGAAATACAACATATCTGATTAATGTGATTTATCgtgatatgtatgtaaataacaTTCAACAGGACATTGAACGTTGTCCTCGTGTAATCTATCGGGATGTAACtaaatgcacaaaacatttaataaaGCTATTTATATTCATATAGGTAATTAACACACACTAGGACACAGAATATCACATTGTTATCAATTAGAATGTATTATCAGAACGACATTACGTAGTGTAGGGCTTGCGACATGGTGTCGTCTTTCAGATGTAGCTATACACAGGACCACCTGAATCAAGGGCGAGTTTTACAAATTTAGTCCTAAGTGGCGATATTACCCTACCACACTTGAAAACACATGCAATACGCGTGTTCTTCACGCGATATCCCAAGAGCTATGCGTCACATGGTCCCATGCTACGAAGGTGCCAAGCACATGCTTGCTGAACACCGATAGTTAGATAGCGGTAGGTGTTTTCTGAAGTCATAAGAAAGACGACAGTACTAGAAAGCAACTTTCCATGACATGACAAGACCGAGACTTTCAGCGCTAACTTGAGCATTACCCTCGCGGTTTGTAGTGGACCGATCTGGAAAGTGCTGTGCAGACCACCGGAGTGAAGGATCGTACAAGGCCTAGAAggttagcaacattccagcaatatcacggtgggacaacacacacaaactctcatctataattcaaaattaattgaCACTTTAAGGGAATTTTATGTTCTGTCACTGGTTGTTATTATTTTCTATACCCCTTGATTTTTTTACCAAAGAATGATAGCATCAATTCTATCGCGAAATACCCGCAGTTGTAAATAATGGGTTTGTGATAATTTATTGCATAACAGGTGCATTTTAACCTTATAACAGAATGTAACAAATGACGAAATATACGATATGGAACTTTAAATATGACCAGCTATCAATATACAAGTAAATAACGACCAAGAGAGAAATGAATATGACATAATATCATTTATCAGAATGTAAGTAAGACTGTCAGTACTTTTCTGTGGTACCCATCTATCGTCTGCCCTGATCTTTCATTCCGAGATGAAATACAGTTTTCCCGCCGCTGAGGAATTTATGCCCTGATGTGTGAAGAAAGACTCCAGACACACACTGACTCGAGCACACTGATAGAAAGTAAATGCATTTCtctatgaatatatttattttttacgaCCCGCGTTTCTGGTGTTTGAGCTTTAGGCGAGACACGCATTCAAAGTAGAAATTACCGAACAGAATGGAAAAACAGCATAGAGCGCTGAATAATGCCATCTTTAGATTGTAAGTCAACAACGTGGCAGAGGACAGAAAATTAAATCATGGCTTCCATCGGGAAACATACAGAGGACACTTGGCTTTCTTCTGTCATGACAATTTGACATTGAAAGTACTGATTTGTAGacagaaacatatatatgtaggCAGAAGCATATATGTACGGGGCTGGGAGTCATCCCAGCATGCATCAGCATCCATTAACGTGACATCTTTCCACGTGGTACACAACAATGATGGTTAGTACATGTTCTGTCTCTGCCTCACGATATCGTTATATATGGTGTCATTAATTATCACTCACTAACAATGCCCGTGTTTTCCATTTCACATCATTAGCACACACAGGCAGATGTTCTGTGTACCTACGTGCTGTTaggtttgaaaaaaatatatgtttattgtctatcaaataaaaaaaatgctaATGTGATATTTAGGTAGGTTATGCCGCGTTGTGTGCTTCTGTAACTGGAGGATAGTATTGCGATCACTACAGACTTGTGACAAGCCGATCAGTGTTTTCTATATACATGAACTGTAAATTTTCAACATTTCCGTCATGTAATCCACGTCTTCCGCTGAAGTCATATTTGAGTAGATCAGTAAAATGTTTCTGTAATTCCTCAGCAAGAGATCCTGCACACAACAATCCCCTCCGGCCCACGGTAACCAAACACATGGTGTCATGGGTCAATGACTGTCCAGCCAAGTGATCTCTGTATGGCATACATACCACCATTGTGTGAGTGTATTAACCTTTTGAGTACCTGTGTGGCTGAGTTATTGTAACCCTCTATAAGTAAGACCTCCCATGACGTAATGGAATCTGGTGCTGTTGTGTAGAGACCAAATGTGAGTTTGCGTAGGTTTCAACTTCCTTTCATATCAGACATCACAAGCTGTATGTAACACGCAACTGTGATCCACTATAGCCTCTGTCGAATGATGTGAGATACAtcttttcactttcatttcCGGACTGGGGCAAGCCTCATGCCACGTGTTTACAAGATAGGTAGTTACAACCTTGACTCTGTTTCACAGTCTGCCACACGTGTTTACAAGATAGGTAGTTACAACCTTGACTCTGTTTCACAGTCTGCCACACGTGTTTACAAGATAGGTAGTTACAACCTTGACTCTGTTTCACAGTCTGCCACACGTGTTTACAAGATAGGTAGTTACAACCTTGACTCTGTTTCACAGTCTGCCACACGTGTTTTAACTGCACTGACACCACTATAGTCGAAGTAAGATTGGAGAATGGTGTATTCATACGATCACCCATTGCCAAAAAAGTCGGTTCATCCACTATTGCTTAAGTGACAAGGAAAGAAACACCAAAACCACAATACTTTTTGGGGTTTGCTTCTCAGTTTTAAGTCGAGTCAAGCAAGATTTTCCTTCGATGAGTAAAGGCAATGTGACAGATACCCATGCATTACTTTTTTTCAAGAAGATACTCTTCGCGctttgttagtgagtgagtgagtttagctttacgccgatTGCAGTAATATTCACAAGATGTAGGCTACATATTGTACCcgagtggggaatcgaaccctggacTTTGGCGTAGATATCGAACAAATtaatcacttggctaccccactgccctgacCCTTAGAACCCCAGCTGCATCATATATTACACTGTTAAGGAGTATTTGTTCATGCTAGTCTGTAACCGTGGACCGTGTAAAGCTTGCTAAGCGTATGGCGTAGCTATTGTTGAATTTGCTCGTAAACGTCTTTGGTAAATGATCTTTGTACCCTTGCCCTGGGATCTTTGTAGGCTTGCCTTGGGACCTTTGTAGGCTTGCCTTGGGATCTTTGTAGGCTTGACTTAATTCGTTCTATGTACATAACTTGTATGACTTTTGGGGATGACTTTTCCTTCATGTGGAGCAATGTTCCGCCAGCTTCACCCCTTGGCATCTACGGATCACAACCCTTGAGGTAACATGACATGCAGCATGACGCTTTGTTACCGTAGTATTTGACTGGTACCACGTGCTCCCGACTATTTATAGGTGAACCCATACCCTGCTACATGTGGCACAGGGTATGCTCATCTTTTTGCAAAGACCCGGTATGTGCTAGCGCTTTTTTAATCACGTACGTACGATTAAGGCGAAACGGGATTTTTCGCCTTTACTTACTTTTTTGAATTGTTCAAAGGTCCATATGAACTGTAAAAATGAATTCACTCTGTTCTATATTGTGACCAGTGTTATTCTGGCTACAGTCACTGGTATGACAGAATAATCTTGCTACAGCTGTAGTCAAATATCTACTGCCGCATGTTCATGCTcacacaaacacagtttcgGCACAAACCGCCGGATTGTAAGGTCATGTGCAGATGTTTTTTTACTATTGACTAATAACATCCAATGGTTCGGCATGGGTGTGACCGAACTGAAGTTCCGTGGAGAAAGGATATTATCGCGTTGTCGCCTCTTTTCGCTTGTTTTCAGAGGGCGACAACGCAACAATGTCCCTTCTTGGATTCCACAGTTCCAAGATCACTTGGAGGATCTGTGTTCCCGCCATCAAACTACTCTAAGACACGCCtgctttgttgttgttgcaagCTCCGTTGTTTGTTCAAACTCTTCTTCAAATGTCTGGGGTGGTGGGATATACTAGTTGGCAAAGGGTTCGTTCGTCACTGCCAAGACCCACACACGTACGGTTACACTGGGTGAAGCTCATTTCATGTCACCTGCCGTGGTATTACCAGAATTTTGCTGAAGTGGCCATGCTCGTTTGTCTGAAAAGCCTGAAGCTACTGTAACAGCGACTCGAGTCTTGGATTCGGCCAGCCCCTTTTCCTGAACTCAGCTGTTAAGTCTCCTTGGTGCAAGACT
Proteins encoded:
- the LOC137295354 gene encoding E3 ubiquitin-protein ligase TRIM56-like, with amino-acid sequence MAAALPDPSVADSLQSDFLTCGICHELFTDPRILPCLHSICLNCLRTQRLGHCPQCREPISAEVDSFKKNFFINGLTELAKSKSAKSNQCTPCRLTGRFSLAAKKCLSCRDDLCSKCACGHNASTQTFSHQIVSLEDFWEGLHDAQFREAQRLGCPQHPDKHVDYFCQCCRAPVCISCIVLLHKDHNTQPLEEAAMHVKSRMSSKVQIVREEFNLISIKEMNILSLIESLKSQKELETSVIEENAKREIAKLHNRKLDAINKLSAETKERVTEHNTRLQELSQHKRKISGCVSFCDSILDTAKDEELLMMKTTIMSRLQHIKGYAVASLQKDALTFANDDMHSKKQDKTQDIGQKSETASSVPVTKTDSPRYTIKFQGTLATKFKGDSYKPNIKGTAYCVSAGLLISDLANGKVKMINSKGDLKQVITMDEFHPRAVAAAGDTIAVISENYMCIFTSKGNLRTKVKVQKTKPDESLPFTYSLAASEDVGIVVGNIHGVKRLHVYNLNGTMNRYLDFHVSFPLASLSVSPAKDIVISEWGSGCLRVVSTEGKARWTSRECNYGWKPNGTCVSADGTVVVADYDWGGVRVYSSSGEKSLEYRTKPDGLYCPSHVVLDELGSLYVIDAKGGMNKYTLGSKH